CGAAACCGCCGTCATCGCGGACCTCGACGCGCTGCTGAAACCCTATGGCGGCTTCGGTGGCTTCGGCCGCAAGGACCACCCATCGCACATCCGCGTGACCGACGAGATCCGCGTGCTCGCGATCCTCTCGATCGGATTTCCGGCCGTGTTTCTCAGCGTGGCCGCGTTCATGACCAACTCGGTCCTCACGCGCCTGCTCGCCCTGCAACGCGAACAGATCGCCATCCTCAAGGCCTTCGGCTTCACCAACGCCCAGATCGTCGTGCACTACCTGAAATTCGCCGCCGTGATCGCCATCGGCGGCGCCGTGCTCGGCACGCTCGGCGGCATCGCGCTCGGGACCAAGCTCGTGCACATGTATACGCTGTTCTTCCGGTTTCCCTCGCTCGCGTTTCAGCTCGATCGGGACGCCGTGCTGATCGCCGTGAGTGTCGGCGTCGGCGCCGTCGTGCTGGGCGTGTTCGGCGCCGTGCGCCGCGCCGCGAAGCTCCCGCCCGCCGAGGCGATGCGTCCCGAGCCGCCGGCCAACTACCGCCCCTCGCTGCTCGAGCGCGCCGGCATCGGCCGGTTGTTCGGCACGTCGTTCCGCATCGCCGTCCGCAACATCGAGCGCCGTCCCATCCAGGCGCTGTTCACCGTGGTGGGCCTCGCACTCGCCACCGCCCTGCTGATCCTGCCCAACACCTTCAAGGCCGGCATCGCCGACATCATCGATTTCCAATGGGACGTCGTGCAGCGCCAGGACCTGAATCTCGGCCTCGCCGAGCCGTCGAGCGGACGCATCGTCCACGAATTCGAACGCCTGCCCGGTGTGGTGAACGTCGAGCCTTCGCGCTCCGCCGCCGTGCGCGTCCACTTCCAGGGGCGCAGCCGCCAGATCGGACTGCGCAGCCTCGAAGTCGGCGGACAACACAGCCGCGCCGTGGACGTGCACCAGCGCGAAATCGTCCCGCCCACCGAAGGACTCATCGTCTCCGCCAAACTCGCCCAGGTCCTCGGCGCCCGCCCCGGCGACGAACTCATCGTCGAAGCCCTCGAAGGCAAGCGCCCGATCCGCGCCGTGAAACTCGTCGCGCTCGCCGAGGATTTCACCGGCATCGCCGCCTACATGGAGCGGCACGCCCTGAACCGTTTCCTCGAGGAAGGCGACGTCGTCACCGGCGCCAGCATCACCCTCGACACCGCGCACCGCGCCGAATTTCTCCACGCCTTGAAAGGCATCCCGCGCGTCAGCTCCGTCGCGATCAAGGAGTCGTTGCGCCAGGCGTTCCGCGAGACCACCGCGCAAAGCATGGGCCTCATCCAGACGATCTACCTCACCTTCGCCGTCATCGTCGCCTTCGGCGTCATCTACAACAACGCCCGCATCTCGCTCGCCGAGCGCGCGCGCGAGCTCGCCACGCTGCGCGTCATCGGCCTCACGCAGGGTGAAGTCGGCGCCATCATCGTCATCGAGCTCGCGCTTCTCGCGCTCTTCGCCCTGCCCCTGGGGCTCATGATGGGCACCGGCCTCGCCAGCGGCATCATCCAGTCGGTCAACACCGAGACGGTGCGCCTCCCGCTCGTGTTCACCAGCTACACCTACACCTTCGCCATCGTCATCGTGCTCGCCGCATCGACGTTCTCCGCCTTCGTCGTCCTCCGCAAACTCAAGCAACTCGACCTCATCGGCGCCCTGAAGGCGCCCGAGTGAAAAGAGCCCTTCAAAAACCACGAATGAACACCAATGAACACGAATCCCGGCACGCCCGCATCGTTTGTCTTCATTCGTGTCTATTCGTGTCCATTCGTGGTTAACCTCCTGCCTTTGCCTTTCATCGAATGAACTCCGCCCCCTCTCCCGCGCAAAAACGTCCCTCCCGCCGCTGGCTGCCTTACGTCATCGGCGCCGCCGTGCTCGCGTTGATCGCCCTCGGCCTGCGCCCCAAGCCCGCGCCCGTCGAGACCGCGCGCGCCGCCTACGGCCCGCTGCGCGCCACCGTCAGCGAGGAAGGCAAGACGCGCATCAAGCAGCGCTACGTGGTCGCCGCGCCTGTGACCGGACAGCTGCGCCGCATCCCCTTCAAGCCCGGCGCCGAGATCGAGGCCAACGCCACCATCATCGCCACCATCGACCCGCTGCCCGCCTCGCCGCTCGACGCCCGCAACCGCGCTCTCGCCGAAGCCCGCCGCGACTCCGCGCGGGTCGTGCTCGAGAAAAGCCGCACCGCGCACGCGCTCGCCCAGAGCGAGCTGCGCCGCATCGAACAGATGTTCTCCGCCAAGACAGTTTCGCCACAGGACCTCGAAAGCGCCCAGATGCGCGAAACCGCCGCCGCCCGCGACGTAGCATCCGCCGAAGGCGCGCTCGCCCAAGCCGAGGCCGAACTCTCCGCCTCCCCCGACCCCACGATAAAAGGCTCCGGATCGGCGCGCGCCGCCGACCCCGCGCAACCCGTCGAAGTCCGCTCGCCCGTCAGCGGCCGCGTGCTCCATGTTTTCCAGGAAAGCGAGCGCGCCGTCACCACGGGCACGCCGCTCGTCGAGATCGGCGATCCCACGGATCTCGAAGTCGTCGTCGAAATGCTCTCCCGCGACGGCGCCGCGATCCCGCCCGGGGCTAGCGTGCTGCTCGATCAATGGGGCGGCGTCACGCCGCTCGCCGGCCGCGTGCGTCTCGTCGAGCCCGCCGCTTTCACCAAGATCTCCGCCCTCGGCGTCGAGGAGCAGCGCGTCAATGTCGTCGTCGACATCACCACGCCGCTCGAACAGCGCCGTTCGCTCGGCGACAATTTCCGCGTC
This portion of the Candidatus Didemnitutus sp. genome encodes:
- a CDS encoding FtsX-like permease family protein yields the protein MSHLDRKLLRDLRRLKGQATAVTLVMACGLAMLIMARSLIASLDGTRADYYRTNRFAEVFASLKRAPNYLASRIADIPGVASVQTDIAVQVTLDLPGLDEPASGLVRSVPDHTDAELNRLFLRRGRWLSPGARGEVLVGEAFADANKLQPGDTLAMLLNGRRHEFRVVGIVLSPEYIFESRPGAALPDNRTYGIFWMPYKEVATAWDLYGAFNRVSLTLEPGARETAVIADLDALLKPYGGFGGFGRKDHPSHIRVTDEIRVLAILSIGFPAVFLSVAAFMTNSVLTRLLALQREQIAILKAFGFTNAQIVVHYLKFAAVIAIGGAVLGTLGGIALGTKLVHMYTLFFRFPSLAFQLDRDAVLIAVSVGVGAVVLGVFGAVRRAAKLPPAEAMRPEPPANYRPSLLERAGIGRLFGTSFRIAVRNIERRPIQALFTVVGLALATALLILPNTFKAGIADIIDFQWDVVQRQDLNLGLAEPSSGRIVHEFERLPGVVNVEPSRSAAVRVHFQGRSRQIGLRSLEVGGQHSRAVDVHQREIVPPTEGLIVSAKLAQVLGARPGDELIVEALEGKRPIRAVKLVALAEDFTGIAAYMERHALNRFLEEGDVVTGASITLDTAHRAEFLHALKGIPRVSSVAIKESLRQAFRETTAQSMGLIQTIYLTFAVIVAFGVIYNNARISLAERARELATLRVIGLTQGEVGAIIVIELALLALFALPLGLMMGTGLASGIIQSVNTETVRLPLVFTSYTYTFAIVIVLAASTFSAFVVLRKLKQLDLIGALKAPE
- a CDS encoding HlyD family efflux transporter periplasmic adaptor subunit; translation: MNSAPSPAQKRPSRRWLPYVIGAAVLALIALGLRPKPAPVETARAAYGPLRATVSEEGKTRIKQRYVVAAPVTGQLRRIPFKPGAEIEANATIIATIDPLPASPLDARNRALAEARRDSARVVLEKSRTAHALAQSELRRIEQMFSAKTVSPQDLESAQMRETAAARDVASAEGALAQAEAELSASPDPTIKGSGSARAADPAQPVEVRSPVSGRVLHVFQESERAVTTGTPLVEIGDPTDLEVVVEMLSRDGAAIPPGASVLLDQWGGVTPLAGRVRLVEPAAFTKISALGVEEQRVNVVVDITTPLEQRRSLGDNFRVEARVIVWEDARTLKVPSSGLFRRGSDWAAFVLRDGVARLVPVKAGRSSGAETQVLDGLKEGDEVILYPGDRIAEGQRVVPMPVTAR